One genomic region from Streptomyces sp. NBC_00457 encodes:
- the rpe gene encoding ribulose-phosphate 3-epimerase — MAVQINPSILSADFARLAEESKAVDGADWLHVDVMDNHFVPNLTLGVPVVESLARATDTPLDCHLMIEDPDRWAPQYVEAGAGSVTFHIEAASAPVRLAREIRAKGARASMALKPATPIEPYEDLLPELDMLLIMTVEPGFGGQAFLDIMLPKIRRTRELISKHGLELWLQVDGGVSAATIERCAEAGADVFVAGSAVYGAADPADAVRALRTQAQAATAVASWACDH; from the coding sequence ATGGCCGTGCAGATCAACCCCAGCATCCTGTCCGCCGACTTCGCCCGGCTCGCCGAGGAGTCGAAGGCGGTCGACGGGGCCGACTGGCTCCACGTCGACGTCATGGACAACCATTTCGTTCCGAACCTCACGCTCGGCGTGCCGGTCGTAGAGTCGTTGGCCCGTGCGACGGACACCCCGCTGGACTGCCATCTGATGATCGAGGACCCTGATCGGTGGGCGCCTCAGTACGTCGAAGCGGGTGCCGGTTCCGTCACGTTCCATATCGAGGCGGCCTCCGCTCCGGTGCGGCTGGCCCGGGAGATCCGGGCCAAGGGTGCCCGTGCCTCCATGGCGCTCAAGCCGGCGACGCCCATCGAGCCGTACGAGGATCTGCTCCCCGAACTCGACATGCTGCTGATCATGACGGTCGAGCCGGGCTTCGGTGGCCAGGCGTTCCTCGACATCATGCTTCCGAAGATTCGCCGCACCCGCGAGTTGATCAGCAAGCACGGCCTGGAGCTGTGGCTCCAGGTCGACGGTGGAGTCTCGGCGGCCACGATCGAGCGGTGCGCGGAGGCCGGGGCCGATGTCTTCGTGGCGGGTTCGGCGGTGTACGGGGCCGCCGATCCGGCCGACGCGGTACGTGCATTGCGCACCCAGGCTCAGGCGGCCACGGCCGTCGCGTCCTGGGCGTGCGACCACTGA
- a CDS encoding barstar family protein yields MTEVVVTLDLDGVTDKGGLMDRCARALSLPDWFGRNWDALADSLSDHTVWPDGAVEQGLLVVVRNWQPYAAARPGEWETAREVFGQAADTAPALTVALALGGSS; encoded by the coding sequence ATGACGGAAGTCGTGGTCACGCTGGACCTCGACGGGGTCACGGACAAGGGCGGCCTGATGGACCGCTGCGCCCGTGCCCTGTCGTTGCCCGACTGGTTCGGCCGCAACTGGGACGCGCTGGCCGACTCGCTCTCCGACCACACCGTCTGGCCCGACGGCGCCGTGGAACAGGGGCTGCTCGTCGTCGTACGGAACTGGCAGCCGTACGCCGCCGCGCGTCCGGGCGAGTGGGAGACCGCGCGGGAGGTGTTCGGACAGGCGGCCGACACGGCGCCGGCGCTGACCGTGGCGCTGGCTCTCGGCGGATCCTCCTGA
- a CDS encoding iron chaperone, producing the protein MPNAEKSAKSTAATSYDGFTDEERAAMKEHAQELKAVRGGKRKTKADAEAAVLEKIAEMPEADRVIAERLHALIKENAPELMPKLWYGMPAYARNGKVVCFVQAAAKFKSRYLTLGFDDSATLDDGTMWPTAFAVTELTPAHEKTIAALVQKAVR; encoded by the coding sequence ATGCCGAACGCAGAGAAGTCCGCCAAGAGCACGGCCGCCACGTCGTACGACGGCTTCACGGACGAAGAGCGGGCCGCGATGAAGGAACACGCTCAGGAGCTCAAGGCCGTGCGCGGCGGGAAGCGCAAGACCAAGGCCGACGCGGAGGCCGCCGTGCTCGAGAAGATCGCCGAGATGCCGGAAGCGGACCGCGTGATCGCCGAGCGGCTGCACGCCCTCATCAAGGAGAACGCACCCGAGCTGATGCCGAAACTCTGGTACGGGATGCCCGCGTACGCCAGGAACGGCAAGGTGGTCTGCTTCGTGCAGGCCGCGGCCAAGTTCAAGTCCCGCTATCTGACGCTCGGCTTCGACGACTCGGCCACGCTCGACGACGGCACGATGTGGCCGACCGCCTTCGCCGTGACGGAATTGACCCCCGCCCACGAGAAGACGATCGCCGCACTCGTGCAGAAGGCGGTGCGCTGA
- a CDS encoding glycoside hydrolase family 125 protein translates to MWAVPESLRTLGRRLATELRGSPAADIVESCLTNTWTTSMSWGTEPSQVPEVFVRTGDIPAMWLRDSTAQVRPYLALATDPAVGDVLAGVSRRQIRCVLQDPYANAFNDGPTGAHGEPGDRPAPGAWVWERKYELDSLCAPLQLAYAIRRASGREDHLDDAFHRAAWTIVRMWRAEQSHADSPYRFIRPSGPFAGDSLPQEGRGAGVRRNGMTWSGFRPSDDRCRHGYLVPANALASATLHGLAELASSALRDTELAQESRTLAAEIDAGILADAVVEADGTAVLAYEVDGLGAVLLGDDANLPSLLSLPLSGWCTAEDPLYQATRTLVLSPSNPSFFSGRHASGVGSAHTPDGHVWPLALATAGLTGDENAAAQALETLAATTAGTGLMHESFHVDDPGRYTRDWFGWANAMFCELALDLCGGGVRELFPVHLRTLPTAPTAAGGPA, encoded by the coding sequence CAGCCCGGCGGCGGACATCGTCGAGAGTTGCCTGACCAACACCTGGACCACATCGATGAGTTGGGGCACTGAGCCATCTCAGGTCCCGGAGGTCTTCGTCAGAACCGGAGACATCCCGGCGATGTGGCTGCGCGACAGCACGGCCCAGGTGCGCCCCTACCTCGCCCTGGCCACGGATCCGGCGGTCGGCGACGTGCTGGCCGGCGTGTCCCGCCGCCAGATCCGCTGCGTCCTGCAGGACCCGTACGCCAACGCCTTCAACGACGGACCCACCGGCGCGCACGGCGAACCCGGTGACCGGCCCGCACCGGGCGCATGGGTGTGGGAGCGCAAGTACGAACTCGACTCCCTCTGCGCGCCGTTGCAGCTGGCGTACGCGATCCGGCGGGCGAGCGGTCGTGAGGACCACCTCGACGACGCCTTCCACCGCGCCGCCTGGACGATCGTACGGATGTGGCGGGCGGAGCAGTCCCACGCGGATTCGCCCTACCGGTTCATCCGGCCGTCCGGTCCCTTCGCCGGTGACAGCCTTCCCCAGGAGGGCCGCGGAGCCGGCGTCCGGCGGAACGGCATGACCTGGTCGGGCTTCAGGCCGAGCGACGATCGCTGTCGGCACGGCTACCTCGTCCCTGCCAACGCGCTGGCGTCCGCGACCCTGCACGGGCTGGCCGAACTGGCCTCGTCCGCCCTCCGTGACACGGAACTGGCCCAGGAATCCCGCACGCTGGCCGCCGAGATCGACGCCGGAATCCTGGCGGACGCGGTGGTCGAAGCAGACGGCACAGCCGTCCTCGCCTACGAGGTGGACGGCCTCGGCGCGGTGCTGCTCGGCGACGACGCCAACCTCCCCAGCCTGCTGAGTCTTCCCCTGAGCGGCTGGTGCACTGCGGAGGACCCGCTCTATCAGGCCACCCGCACTCTGGTGCTCTCCCCGTCGAACCCGTCCTTCTTCAGCGGCCGTCACGCGTCAGGCGTCGGCAGTGCGCACACTCCGGACGGTCACGTCTGGCCGCTGGCGCTCGCCACCGCGGGCCTGACCGGCGACGAGAACGCCGCGGCACAGGCCCTGGAGACACTGGCGGCCACGACGGCCGGCACCGGCCTGATGCACGAGAGCTTCCATGTCGACGACCCCGGCCGCTACACCCGGGACTGGTTCGGCTGGGCCAACGCCATGTTCTGCGAACTCGCCCTCGACCTGTGCGGGGGCGGCGTACGGGAACTGTTCCCCGTCCACCTGCGGACGCTGCCCACCGCCCCCACCGCGGCCGGCGGGCCCGCCTGA
- a CDS encoding sugar-binding transcriptional regulator, with amino-acid sequence MNSSEESAVSAMSAGRSAMRMGPAELVQAAAMARRFYLEGKSKIQIAEEFGVSRFKVARVLETALERDLVRIEIRVPAELDAERSDALRARYGLRHAVVVESPAEAEDSPDPENLGEVAADLLGELVNEGDVLGLAWGRSTIHMAAALDRLPPCTVVQLTGVYDAGTAERGSVEAVRRAAQVSGGDAHPIYAPMLLPDVATAAALRNQTGIARAFEYFDKVTVACVSIGSWEPGISTVYDMLSDEERAHYSSLGVAAETSAHLFDSEGRRVGRDLGERCITVKADQLRRIPEVVAIAGGARKAGAIDAVLRSGLVTSLVTDTSAADHLMTTGSTPRPALNRADPDGP; translated from the coding sequence GTGAACAGCAGTGAGGAGAGCGCCGTGTCGGCAATGTCGGCGGGCCGGTCAGCCATGCGGATGGGACCCGCTGAGCTGGTGCAGGCGGCGGCCATGGCCCGCCGCTTCTACCTCGAGGGCAAATCCAAGATCCAGATCGCCGAGGAGTTCGGCGTCAGCCGCTTCAAGGTGGCCCGGGTCCTGGAGACCGCTCTCGAACGGGATCTCGTACGGATCGAGATCCGCGTCCCGGCCGAACTGGACGCCGAGCGCTCCGACGCGCTGCGCGCCCGCTACGGCCTCAGGCATGCCGTCGTGGTCGAGTCCCCGGCCGAGGCCGAGGACTCGCCCGATCCCGAGAACCTCGGTGAGGTGGCCGCCGACCTGCTCGGCGAACTCGTCAACGAGGGCGATGTGCTCGGTCTGGCCTGGGGCCGCTCCACCATCCACATGGCCGCGGCCCTCGACCGGCTGCCGCCGTGCACCGTGGTGCAGTTGACGGGCGTGTACGACGCCGGGACCGCCGAGCGTGGTTCGGTGGAGGCTGTGCGGCGGGCCGCCCAGGTGTCGGGCGGCGACGCCCACCCCATCTACGCGCCCATGCTGCTGCCGGACGTGGCCACCGCGGCGGCGCTGCGCAACCAGACCGGGATCGCGCGGGCCTTCGAGTACTTCGACAAGGTCACGGTCGCCTGTGTCTCCATCGGCTCCTGGGAGCCGGGCATCTCGACGGTGTACGACATGCTCAGCGACGAGGAGCGGGCGCACTACTCGTCCCTCGGTGTCGCCGCCGAGACGTCCGCGCACCTCTTCGACTCCGAGGGCCGACGAGTCGGACGGGACCTGGGCGAGCGGTGCATCACGGTCAAGGCCGACCAGCTCCGCCGTATCCCCGAGGTCGTCGCGATCGCCGGCGGAGCGCGGAAGGCGGGCGCGATCGACGCGGTGCTGCGGTCGGGGCTCGTCACGAGCCTGGTGACGGACACGTCCGCGGCCGACCACCTGATGACGACGGGCTCGACGCCGCGGCCCGCGCTCAACCGGGCGGACCCCGACGGGCCCTGA